The Myxococcota bacterium genome includes the window CCAGATCGGTGGGGGGTCTTCGGTCGTTCACGAAGCCGGCACGGCCGCGCAGGGGATGGCGCTGCTCGAGAGCCATCCCGAGATCGAGGTGGTGGTGATCGCGACCGAGTTGCCCGACGAGTGTGGCTTCGGGTTGGCGCACCGGATGAAGCGGCGCCGTCGCGACCACCTGCGCGTGGTGCTGTTGGGAGAGCGCATCACGCCCGAGGACCTCTGGCACGCGGCCCAGGCCGGCGCCGATGCGTGTCTGGCAAAGCCCGTGAATGCCATGGAGATCGCCGCTGCGCTGCTGCGGTCGGGTTCGGCGCCCGTCGTGGAGCGTTCGTCGCGTGCACCGATCCGGGAGCCGATCCGCGTTTCGCATGCGAGCGACCCGGTTTCGCCCGGTTCGGGCGGCCAGCTGTGCTGGTGGCTGCGCGACCTCAGCATGGCCGGTGCCTTTCTCGAGACCCAGGGGCCGGTGACGCCCGGTACGCCCCTGCGCATCGAACTCGACCTCGCAGGCGAAGCCTGCTCCCTGGACGCCACGGTGGTGCGGGAGCAGGCCCCGAGCTGGAGAGCGCCGGGCGGGGTCGGCGTGCTCTTCCACGGCCTGAGTCCGGGCACCCGCCGCGCGCTCGCGAGAGCGCTCGGCGATGGTTCCGAACCGCACTGGCACTGAGCCAAGTCCGCGAGACGCAAGGCTTCTTGCATTCCACCGCCGGCACGATCCGTTTAGTCTGGGCCGGTCCCCCTCGCAGCGCAGGTTGCCCTATGCCTGGAAGCGAGTTTCATGACGCCGATTCGGGTCGCGGTCGCTGACCACCACCCCGTCGTCCGCAAAGGTCTCGAGGTCGTCATGGGCGATCGCCCGGACCTCGCGATCGTGGGAACTGCAGTCGATCGCCAGTCGGCCATCGATCTCTGCCGCAAGGAATCCCCGGAGGTCCTCCTGACGGGGATCTCGCTCCCTGGCCCGAGCATCTTCGAGATGCTGCAGGTCTTGCGCCGGGAGAAGTCGCCGACCCAGGTGCTCGTCTTCAGCGGTCGCAGCGAAGAGGACTACGCCCTCTCGTGCATGGACGCGGGAGCCGCCGGGTTCGTTTCGAAGGAACAGTCGCCCGAGGAGATCCTCGATGCCGTGACGAAGGTGGCCGCGGGACAGCGCGTCGTCAGCGCTGCGGTCAGCGCGCAGCTCGCCGCCCGGGTTCTCGGCGGTTCCGAAGACCCGGTCGCCCATCAGCGCCTCTCGACCCGTGAGTTCGAGGTGTTCCTGTTGCTCGGGAGCGGGAACAGCGTGGGCGTGATCGCCCGACGACTGGGCATCAGCCCCAAGACGGTGAGTACCCATCGCGCGAACATCTGCGAGAAGACCGGCCTCGCGACGAATGCGGAGATCATTCGCTACGTGGTCGCAAGAGAACTTGCGTGAGTGTTTCCTCTAGGACGATGGCTGACCCGTAAGACGTCTTTCCACCGATACCGTTCGTTGTCACGCGAACCTACGTTTCTCCCTCCGAACTAACAACGATGCAGCACTCCTTGGAGCGCGCATCACAACCTAAGGTGAATCATCGTGGGTACTCGAGTTCTTCTCGCGGATCACCACGTCATGTTCCGTGACGCGGTGCGAGCCCTGATCGAGAGCAACGCGGGATGCGAGGTCGTGGGGGAGGCTTCCGACGGACACGAAGCCCTGGCGGCTCTGGAGCAGGTCACGCCGGACCTGGTCGTGATCGAGACGACGCTGCCCAGACTGCCGGGCACGGAAGTCGCCCGACGGTCGAAGGGGAATGGCAGCCACGCGCGCTTCCTGTTCCTGTCGACGCGGAACGGACGCAAGCCGGTCGAGGAAGCGTTCCAGTCCGGCGCGTGCGGCTACCTCTGCAAGAGTGACTCGGCGAAGGACCTGTTGACGGCGATCGAAGCGACGCGCCGGGGGCAGACCTACCTCTCGCCGAGTGTCACGGGTCATCTGGTCGACATCGCCGTCGGCCGCGGGGCCACCGAGGGCAACGGCAGCAGTCTGACGAGCCGCGAGCTCGAGATCCTGCAGCTGATCGCCGAGGGCATGTCGAGCAAGGAGATCGCGGCCGCGCTGCACGTGTCGGTGCGCACCGTCGACAGCCATCGGGCGAACCTGATGGAGAAGCTCGGCATTCGGAAGGTGTCGGGGCTGGTCCGCTACGCGATTCGCGAAGGGTTGCTGCAACCCTGACGCACTGACAAGACATCCCCCCGCCAACCCACCCGCCACGCATCGCGTTCGTGGGAAAGGGGGACTGATGCCGGTCTTGCCGAAGCCGGTCACGCGCACACCCGTGCTGAACTGGGTGCAGGCCCGGTTCGCGGATGGGACCCACTTCGTCTCGGACGCGCCGCCCGACTGTGCCAGCGAACTCGAACGCGGCTTTCCGATGAGCGCGACGTCCGGCCCGCCGGGAACGACGGCGAGGCTCGACGTCGGAACGCGTCGGCTCGAGGACGGGCAGCCCGTCTACTTCTTTCGCTATGCGGACGGGGCGGGCGTCTCGATCCAGCACGTCGTCGTGGCCGCCGACCTGCCCGACGCGGCCGCTGCCGAGGCGATCGAAGCCGCGTTTGCGGTCCGCTACGGCGCTCCCCTGACCGCGCGGCTCGACGGGCTGGCCGGACATCTGCGCCGTCTGCGCGTGAGCGAGGCCACCGCGACCCTGGCCGAGCTCTTCCTTTCCGCCGAGGACACGCCCGCGGCGCCGCGCGCGTCGAAGTCCGTCGCGCGACCGCCCGCGCGCCGACCGCGCGATCCGAGCACCGTGCCCTGGTTGATCGCAGTCGCTGCCGTGGGCGTCGCGGCCTGGCTCGGTGGGTCGGGTGTGACTCCGCGCGTGCCGGAGTTGGCTCCGTCCGCGCCCGATGAAACGGCGCCGCGCCTGCCCGCGGTCGCAGCCCCTCCGCCTCTCCTCGAGCTGGCGGACCCGGGCGAGGTCGAGCGTCTCGGACTCCAGCTCGTGGCGGCGCGTCGTCGGCACGCGCAGGAGCTGGAGGCGCGTGATGCCCGCATCGCTTCGCTCGAGAGCGCGGTGAAGGAGCTCGAAGAGGCCGAGGACCTGCCCGCCGCAGCGCCGCAGAAGCCGGCGCCCGCCCCGCAGTCGAAGCGGGACGCCGGGGGCACACCGGCGCGGGTGACGGCGAGCGTGCTCTGGGTGCGGGAGGGACCGAGTTCGGACCACAAGAAGGTGATGGGGCTCGTGCGGGGAACACCCGTGCGGATGGATTCCCAACGCCGCGATGGCTGGGCCCGGATCCTCCACCCGGCGAAGGGATGGGCGGCGGCGCGATATCTGGGAGACGTGAGTCTGGGCGACCCGTCTGTCGAACCGCCGCGCCCGGCGGCGAAGCGCAAGCCGCGGCCCGTGCCCGCGGACACCCCCGCCGCGGCAGCACCCGCCGTACCGGCTCCCGGCGCGGCTCGGCTGACGCCCGGCTTTGCCACCGAGCCGGGGGATCTGCTGGGCTTCGGCGATCCGCGCGAGCTCGTGTCCGAACCCGACGAACGCGCCGACATCTGGCCCTAGCCGAGTCGCCCCAGACCCGGAGCAACCTCCCCCAGCGTCCCTCCGCTGCGCGTGTCATGCTGCCCGGCGAGCCGGCGTCGCTTCCCCGCGGAAGGCGTCGGCGCGACCGGAGGCCGCGTGTCCGCAGAAGCTCCCTATGTCGTCATCACGGGTGACACCCACGCCGGCGCGTCGATCGACGCCTACCGCGAGTACCTGGATCCTTCCGAGCGGGCCGAGTTCGACGAATGGCGGGGCGCCTACCGGAACCCCTCGAAGAAGCACCTCGGCAGCAAGAAGACCAAGAACTGGGATTCGGAGGAGCGCCGGCGCGACCTCGAATCCGACGGCGTCGTCGCCGAAGTGCTGTTCCCCAACACGGTTCCACCCTTCTACGAGAAGGCCTTCCACGTGGCACCGCCGGCGAAACCCGACCAGTACCGGCGCTGGCGAGCGGGCACGCGGGCCCACAACCGCTGGCTCGCCGAGTTCTGCGCGGAGGAGCCCGACCGCCGCGCCGGTATCGGGTTGATCCACCTGAACGACGTCGACGAGGCGGTCGAGGACGTCGAATGGATCGCGAAGCACGGGCTGCGCGGCGGCATCCTGCTGCCGCTGCCGGCGCTCGACGACACCCACATCGCCCAGCTGACGTCACCGAGCTACGAGCGTTTGTGGGCGGCGATCCAGGACCACGACCTCGTGATCAACCAGCACTCGGGTCAGGGGTGTCCGAACTACGCGGGTGAGCCCGGCGGCGACGCGCTCTGGGTGCTCGAGATGCCCTTCTTCGTGCAGCGCGGTTTCTGCCAGCTCATCTGGAGCGGCGTCTTCGAGCGCTACCCGCGGCTCCGGTACATCCTCACCGAGTCGGGCTGTGCCTGGGCTCCGCCACTCCTGCGCCGGATGGACGGGATCTACATGGGCATGAAGGCCGGCATGATGGGGGAGATCGACATGTCGTCGTCGTACCTGCTCTCGGAGCCGCCCAGCTTCTACGCGAAGCGCAACTGCTACTACGGCGCGAGCTTCCCCTCGCCCGAGGACATCGAAGGGCGCGAGATCGTGGGTGTCGATCACATCTTGTGGGGGAACGACTATCCCCACTACGAGGGCTGCTACCCGTACTCGCGCGAGAACATGCGACTGGCCTTCGCCGACGTGAGTCCGCGCGAGGTGCAGAAGATGCTCGGCGAGAACGCGGCCGCGCTCTACGGTTTCGATCTCGAGAAGCTGCGCCCTGCGGCCGAGCGTCTCGGCATCACGCCCGCGCTCGTCCGCGAGCCGCTGGACGAGATCCCGGAAGACTCGGCCTGCCCGACCTTCCAGAAGGCGCGCTTCGCCAAGGCCGGACTCTCGCTCTTCTGACGCGTCGCGCGGCTACTGCGAGCGGACGGAGCCCAGGGCCGCTGCGGCCGCGGCACCCATCTCCGAGACCTCCTGCGCGACGGCGGGACGCTCGCGCATCCGCGCGTCCCAGGCGTGGAACGCCGCGTGGTCCGAGGGAGCGCTGGCCCCCAGCGTGCCGGCCGCGTTGCACATCACGAACGTTCCGATGTCCGCGACGCTGTAGTCCCCACACAGATAGGGCCCGGCGGTGAGCGCTTTGTCGAGCCGCGCGTAGTGGGCCTCCCAGGCGGCAAGCGCCGCGGACACCCGTTCGCCGCCGCCGCCCCCGTCCGCAGTCGCGTAGAAGACGCCCTCGAT containing:
- a CDS encoding response regulator, with protein sequence MPNDSNAPEPLQVGLVDPAPGFRRLLASQIGGGSSVVHEAGTAAQGMALLESHPEIEVVVIATELPDECGFGLAHRMKRRRRDHLRVVLLGERITPEDLWHAAQAGADACLAKPVNAMEIAAALLRSGSAPVVERSSRAPIREPIRVSHASDPVSPGSGGQLCWWLRDLSMAGAFLETQGPVTPGTPLRIELDLAGEACSLDATVVREQAPSWRAPGGVGVLFHGLSPGTRRALARALGDGSEPHWH
- a CDS encoding response regulator transcription factor encodes the protein MTPIRVAVADHHPVVRKGLEVVMGDRPDLAIVGTAVDRQSAIDLCRKESPEVLLTGISLPGPSIFEMLQVLRREKSPTQVLVFSGRSEEDYALSCMDAGAAGFVSKEQSPEEILDAVTKVAAGQRVVSAAVSAQLAARVLGGSEDPVAHQRLSTREFEVFLLLGSGNSVGVIARRLGISPKTVSTHRANICEKTGLATNAEIIRYVVARELA
- a CDS encoding response regulator transcription factor, giving the protein MGTRVLLADHHVMFRDAVRALIESNAGCEVVGEASDGHEALAALEQVTPDLVVIETTLPRLPGTEVARRSKGNGSHARFLFLSTRNGRKPVEEAFQSGACGYLCKSDSAKDLLTAIEATRRGQTYLSPSVTGHLVDIAVGRGATEGNGSSLTSRELEILQLIAEGMSSKEIAAALHVSVRTVDSHRANLMEKLGIRKVSGLVRYAIREGLLQP
- a CDS encoding SH3 domain-containing protein — protein: MPVLPKPVTRTPVLNWVQARFADGTHFVSDAPPDCASELERGFPMSATSGPPGTTARLDVGTRRLEDGQPVYFFRYADGAGVSIQHVVVAADLPDAAAAEAIEAAFAVRYGAPLTARLDGLAGHLRRLRVSEATATLAELFLSAEDTPAAPRASKSVARPPARRPRDPSTVPWLIAVAAVGVAAWLGGSGVTPRVPELAPSAPDETAPRLPAVAAPPPLLELADPGEVERLGLQLVAARRRHAQELEARDARIASLESAVKELEEAEDLPAAAPQKPAPAPQSKRDAGGTPARVTASVLWVREGPSSDHKKVMGLVRGTPVRMDSQRRDGWARILHPAKGWAAARYLGDVSLGDPSVEPPRPAAKRKPRPVPADTPAAAAPAVPAPGAARLTPGFATEPGDLLGFGDPRELVSEPDERADIWP
- a CDS encoding amidohydrolase family protein gives rise to the protein MSAEAPYVVITGDTHAGASIDAYREYLDPSERAEFDEWRGAYRNPSKKHLGSKKTKNWDSEERRRDLESDGVVAEVLFPNTVPPFYEKAFHVAPPAKPDQYRRWRAGTRAHNRWLAEFCAEEPDRRAGIGLIHLNDVDEAVEDVEWIAKHGLRGGILLPLPALDDTHIAQLTSPSYERLWAAIQDHDLVINQHSGQGCPNYAGEPGGDALWVLEMPFFVQRGFCQLIWSGVFERYPRLRYILTESGCAWAPPLLRRMDGIYMGMKAGMMGEIDMSSSYLLSEPPSFYAKRNCYYGASFPSPEDIEGREIVGVDHILWGNDYPHYEGCYPYSRENMRLAFADVSPREVQKMLGENAAALYGFDLEKLRPAAERLGITPALVREPLDEIPEDSACPTFQKARFAKAGLSLF